From Phragmites australis chromosome 5, lpPhrAust1.1, whole genome shotgun sequence, a single genomic window includes:
- the LOC133918778 gene encoding peroxisomal fatty acid beta-oxidation multifunctional protein-like — MAAGSIRATMEVGEDGVALITICNPPVNALHPIIIDGLKDKYAEAMRRDDVKAIVLTGAGSKFCGGFDINVFTKVHKTGDVSLMPDVSVELVSNMIEEGKKPSVAAIQGLALGGGLELTMGCHARISTPEAQLGLPELTLGIIPGFGGTQRLPRLVGLPKAIEMMLQSKFITAKEGKERGLIDALCSPDELIKISRLWALDIANCRKPWIRSLGRTDRLGSLSEARAVLSTARQQAKKVAPNMPQHQACLDVMEEGVLFGGHAGVLKEAKVFKELVIAPTSRALVHVFFAQRSTTKVPGVTDVQLKSRQIRKVAVIGGGLMGSGIATALLVSNVSVVLKEVNPQFLQRGEKMIAGNLAGLVKRGSLTKDKMNKAMSLLKGALDYLDFKDVDMVIEAVIEKIPLKQSIFADIEKICPRHCILATNTSTINLNVVGEKTNSQDRIIGAHFFSPAHIMPLLEIVRTEKTSPQAILDLITVGKIIKKVPVVVGNCTGFAVNRTFFPYTQGSHLLVSLGIDVFRIDQVISSFGMPMGPFQLQDVAGYGVALAVKDIYAAAFGERNLYSDLVDLMVQDGRQGKSNGKGYYIYEKGGKPKPDPSVQHVIEEYRKRAKTMPGGKPVSLTDQDILEMIFFPVVNEACRVMDENIVIRASDLDIASVLGMGFPKYRGGLVFWADTVGAPYIHSKLSKWAEIYGPFFKPSSYLEQRAKSGLPLSAPSSSQRASTRSRM, encoded by the exons ATGGCGGCGGGGTCGATCCGGGCGACCAtggaggtgggcgaagacggcGTCGCGCTTATCACCATCTGCAACCCGCCCGTCAACGCGCTCCACCCCATCA TCATCGACGGGCTCAAGGACAAGTACGCGGAGGCCATGCGCCGCGACGATGTCAAGGCCATCGTGCTCACCG GTGCTGGAAGCAAATTCTGTGGAGGATTTGATATCAATGTTTTCACAAAGGTTCATAAGACTG GGGATGTATCACTTATGCCAGACGTATCTGTTGAGCTTGTGTCGAACATGATTGAAG AGGGCAAAAAACCTTCTGTTGCAGCCATTCAAGGCCTTGCTCTGGGTGGTGGCCTAGAGTTGACTATG GGTTGTCATGCTCGGATATCTACCCCTGAAGCTCAACTTGGATTACCAGAGCTAACTCTTGGTATCATTCCTGGATTTGGAG GAACCCAGCGTCTGCCGAGGCTTGTAGGTCTGCCGAAAGCAATTGAAATGATGCTG CAAAGTAAGTTCATTACTGCAAAGGAAGGGAAGGAACGTGGTCTTATTGATGCCCTTTGCTCCCCTGATGAATTGATAAAGATATCACGCCTTTGGGCTCTGGACATTGCTAATTGTCGTAAACCTTGGATAAGATCTCTTGGCAGAACAGATAGGCTTGGTTCACTGTCTGAAGCTCGTGCTGTATTAAGTACAGCAAGACAGCAAGCAAAGAAGGTTGCGCCAAACATGCCACAGCACCAGGCCTGCCTTGATGTAATGGAAGAAGGTGTATTATTTGGAGGCCATGCCGGTGTTTTGAAG GAAGCAAAGGTTTTCAAGGAGTTGGTGATAGCACCAACATCAAGGGCTCTTGTCCATGTTTTCTTTGCGCAACGTTCCACCACAAAG GTGCCAGGTGTAACTGATGTTCAACTGAAATCCAGGCAAATTAGAAAAGTTGCTGTTATTGGTGGTGGTCTGATGGGCTCTGGAATTGCAACAGCACTTCTTGTTAGCAATGTTTCTGTTGTGCTCAAGGAAGTAAACCCTCAGTTTCTACAAAGGGGAGAGAAAATGATAGCAG GTAATCTTGCGGGCCTGGTCAAAAGAGGCTCACTAACAAAGGATAAGATGAACAAGGCCATGTCACTTCTCAAGGGTGCATTGGATTATTTGGATTTCAAGGATGTTGATATGGTTATTGAG GCTGTTATAGAGAAGATTCCTTTGAAGCAATCAATATTTGCTGACATTGAGAAAATCTGCCCACGACATTGCATACTTGCAACAAACACATCTACCATCAATTTGAATGTTGTTGGGGAGAAGACAAATTCTCAAGATAGAATTATAGGGGCTCATTTTTTCAG CCCTGCTCATATTATGCCCTTGCTTGAAATTGTCCGGACGGAGAAGACATCACCACAAGCTATCCTTGATCTCATCACAGTTGGGAAGATCATAAAGAAAGTGCCTGTTGTGGTCGGCAACTGCACAGGATTTGCAGTCAACCGTACATTTTTTCCGTACACACAAGGTTCTCATCTTCTAGTTAGTCTTGGCATTGACGTTTTCAGAATTGATCAAGTAATAAGCAGCTTTGGCATGCCAATGGGACCTTTTCA ACTCCAAGATGTGGCTGGGTATGGAGTGGCCTTGGCAGTAAAGGACATCTATGCTGCTGCCTTTGGAGAACGAAATTTGTACTCTGATCTAGTGGACTTGATGGTACAGGATGGGCGGCAGG GAAAGAGCAATGGCAAAGGTTACTACATTTATGAGAAGGGTGGGAAGCCAAAGCCTGACCCTAGTGTTCAACATGTGATTGAGGAGTACCGAAAACGTGCAAAGACAATGCCTGGTGGAAAG CCTGTTTCTTTAACGGATCAAGATATATTGGAGATGATTTTCTTCCCAGTTGTGAATGAGGCATGCAGGGTTATGGATGAAAATATTGTAATTCGGGCTTCTGATCTTGATATTGCTTCTGTTCTCGGAATGGGCTTTCCCAAGTACAG GGGTGGTCTTGTCTTCTGGGCTGACACTGTTGGAGCACCTTATATACATTCAAAGCTAAGCAAGTGGGCTGAAATTTATGGGCCCTTCTTCAAACCGTCATCGTATTTGGAACAAAGAGCTAAAAGCGGCCTACCACTG agcgcaccaagctcATCGCAGAGAGCCTCGACGAGGTCACGCATGTGA
- the LOC133918777 gene encoding protein FERTILITY RESTORER RF2, mitochondrial-like isoform X2: MALQLGDLKDVSAKAALRSIRCNATQTQSVQKKSSSATVQRDKKGKVQGPKLDDGSGGFPPFRFGKGGGGGGGGGGGSNYFGGFLLFSCVLLLDYLKEFEKYLLTRRHLAGDDAGNQLLQE, from the exons ATGGCACTTCAACTAGGAGATTTGAAG GACGTTTCTGCTAAAGCAGCATTGAGG AGTATTAGATGCAACGCTACTCAAACCCAAAGCGTTCAGAAGAAATCTTCAAGTGCAACTGTTCAACGTGATAAGAAAG GGAAAGTCCAAGGGCCAAAGCTGGACGATGGAAGTGGTGGGTTCCCTCCGTTCCGTTTCGGCaaaggtggcggcggcggtggaggtggcgggGGTGGCAGCAACTACTTTGGTGGATTCCTTCTCTTCTCCTGCGTGTTGCTCCTAGATTACCTGAAGGAGTTCGAGAAATACCTGCTCACTCGGAGGCATCTAGCCGGAGACGATGCCGGCAACCAGCTGCTACAGGAATGA
- the LOC133918777 gene encoding protein FERTILITY RESTORER RF2, mitochondrial-like isoform X1, producing MLQLRTFSLLGAATYGTSTRRFEGSQFPRSKVNHLSLEQDVSAKAALRSIRCNATQTQSVQKKSSSATVQRDKKGKVQGPKLDDGSGGFPPFRFGKGGGGGGGGGGGSNYFGGFLLFSCVLLLDYLKEFEKYLLTRRHLAGDDAGNQLLQE from the exons ATGTTGCAACTCAGAACATTCTCCTTGCTAGGAGCTGCAACCTATGGCACTTCAACTAGGAGATTTGAAG GATCACAATTTCCACGATCTAAAGTTAACCACCTCTCACTTGAACAGGACGTTTCTGCTAAAGCAGCATTGAGG AGTATTAGATGCAACGCTACTCAAACCCAAAGCGTTCAGAAGAAATCTTCAAGTGCAACTGTTCAACGTGATAAGAAAG GGAAAGTCCAAGGGCCAAAGCTGGACGATGGAAGTGGTGGGTTCCCTCCGTTCCGTTTCGGCaaaggtggcggcggcggtggaggtggcgggGGTGGCAGCAACTACTTTGGTGGATTCCTTCTCTTCTCCTGCGTGTTGCTCCTAGATTACCTGAAGGAGTTCGAGAAATACCTGCTCACTCGGAGGCATCTAGCCGGAGACGATGCCGGCAACCAGCTGCTACAGGAATGA